The genomic interval CGCCAGCGTTTCAACGAAAGCCAAATGAAGGTGGAGAAAATCCCTGATTACCTGATCGAACGTTTTGGGAGGGTCGATCTGTGAGCACACAAACCGTCCTGAAACGCTTTCAGCAAGAAGCGGCGGACAACGGCACCGCTATTCTTCGAACTTGCCTGACGGAACTCGCCAAGGTGCGCGGCACCGCTAACTACGCGGCCAACAAAAAACTTATTGTGGCCGATGTGGGCGCCTTACTTTTCGAGGCTCCGACCGGCACGGGCAAGACACTGATGGCGGGCCATGTTGCGGAGAATATTTCCCAACTCCACAACATCGCGGGCTTGCCCAAGGTCGTCTGGTTCTGGATCGCCCCGTTCTCCGGGTTAATCGACCAAGCCATCCGAACCATTCGCACTGAATTCGACACACTACGCCCCAAGAATCCAGCCACTGACCGCGAGCCCACCGACCTGAAATCGGGCGACGTGTTTGTCACCACATGGGCCAGCGTGGCCGTGGCCAACGAAGCCAGTCGCAAAGCTAGAACCAGCACGGAGGTCATGCCATCAGTCGATGATTTGGTGGTCTACGCACGGGCACAAGGATTTGCCATCGGCGTGATTATTGATGAAGCGCACCACACTTTCCGTGGAGCCACGCAGGCGTTTGCGTTTTACAAGGAGGTGCTGTCACCCGAGTTGACCATCTTGGCCACTGCCACGCCGCGTGACAAAGATATTGAGACATTCACAAAAGCTACCGGTATCACCAACCTCCGCCGAATCACCGTATCCCGTCAACAGGCAATTGATGACCGCCTGATCAAGGAAGGGGTGAAGGTTGCGGTGTTCAAAGCTCCCAATGATGTGCAGAGCCTGATTGACTTCAAGCGTACCGCCTTGAAGCAAGGCGTAGCAACACACAAGAAGTTGAAGCAAATCATCGCCGAGGCTGGACTCACCGTGACCCCCTTGTTACTGGTTCAGGTAGATAGTGAGACAGGTTCGGTCGAACAAGCCACACAATGGCTGAAAGAGCTTGGCTTTCGAACTGATGGCGACAACAGCTTGATCCGCTCACACACCGCCGACGAACCAGACCCATATTTGTCCACAATAGCTGCTGACGAATCTGTTGAGGTACTCATCTTTAAGTTGGCCGTAGCCATCGGCTTTGATGCGCCACGAGCATTTACCTTGGTGTCTTTCCGTCCCAGCCGTGACGAAGATTTTGGCGTGCAGATTGTGGGCCGTATCCTGCGGGTTGATCGGCGACTGCAGATCGTAAAGAATCTACCTAACCAGCTAAATAACGGCTATGTATTCTTGTCTGACAACACCGGGCAAACGGGCCTGACTAGTGCCGCCCAGCGCATCAACGCCGTAAAAACCGAGCTGGCATCAGTTACGACCAACGTGGCCATTGTTTCAATCGGCGGCGATGAGCCTGCGGCACAATTAACCCAGCATGGTCAAACCACGTTTCTAACCAGTAGCGGCCATGTGGGCGCTGCTGATTTGGGTGCAGATTCATTTACCTTGGGTGAAGAGATTTCCGGGGGGCGAGCAAGCTCAGCCATCGGTGGTCTTTGCGGCAGCCCGAGCCTTCAGGATGCTTTATTCGGCGAGTGGGGTTTGACCGTTACGGCGGGTTCCAATTCAACACCGACCTCCAAGCCAGGGCCTGCGACGGGAAATTTCTCTTACCCACTGCGTTCCGATTTGGGGGCACCAAGGTCATTTCATCGAGCCATGTTGTCGCTGGAAAGCACCGATATTGTGAAGGAGATCGTGGGGCGCTTTCGCTTCGACGACGATGCGTTGCTCGTTGCCCAGCAAAACGCAGCCAAGATCATCATGGAAGAGGTTGAGATTTTCGGAAACCGCAAAGATCGTCCGGAAGAGATTCGAGCGGAATTGGCGCAAAGGGAAATTGATGCCCGAGCCCAACAGGCCCTGTTCAAAGCGGACGATTACGACGTTATCGATGTGCGCGTGTTGCACCAAGCGTTAATGGCTCAACTAACGAAAGAGATCGAGCACCGGGGAATCGACCACCTCTTCGACACTGACGCAAAGGTCCGTTCCGGCCTGCACAAAATTTTGGCTCTGCGCCCCTTGCAGTTGAAGCGGGCCATTTCCGAGGCCGTTGCCAATCACACCGTCAGCGAAGAAGCCGATCCCATCCCGTCGGAAATGCGGTCTTTTATTGCGCTTGATCCGGCACGCCTCAACCTCTATGGCGTATTCCCGGATGACCTGAATACATGGGAGCGCCCATTTGCAGAACATTTAGACGACGACCTTACTGGCACGGTGTTGTGGTGGCATAGAAATCCGCCACGCAAGCGCTTCTCTGTAGGCATGCCATTGCCAGGCCAACCCGATTTTTATCCAGATTTCATCGTCGGCGTGAAAGACAGAACACGTGGAAACGGTATTCTACTAATGGAAACCAAGCGAGTAATCAACGACCAAGAACGCAACGCATTAGTGAAGGCTCAGGCCGAGCATCCCGACTATGCCAAGGTTATGATGATTTACTGGGAAGAAAAGCGGGACTGGCAAATTGTGGAATACGACCCAAGAAACGACAAAAATTATTTAGATCGTGTCCTGCGCCCAGAGTTAATGGTGACATATTGATTCAATGATAAGCAAATAACCACAGGCGATTCCAAAACTTATCACTAGAGCCAATGCAAGTTCCCCGTGTCATGTGCGTCGCTTTGGCGACGCACATTTCCTCCGCACTGCCGCCATCGAACTCAACAACATATATGCGAAAGCAATTCGCCATATGCTCCTCCCCTAATCTCCGCTTCCTGCAATCAGCATAAATAATTTATTGGCCTTCTCATCCTGGCTCATTCAGTGAGCCAGTTGGGCTTAATAATAAGCTCATGGTGGACGAAACAGAGCGCCTATTTTTTGTTGGCCTGCCGACAGAAAATATTTGTGCCGCGTTCATCAATACGCTTGGTGAGATGACCACATTAAATAATGTGCATGCACGTGAACTGTACGCGCGGGCAAGTAAACAGGTTTGCAGCCCTTCACCGGCCTTAACCTAAACAAATCCGAAAGGAGATTCGTTATGGCTAAAAGTTATTCCAGCACCGGCTCGCCGCCCAGGCCAAAACCCTCGTTTGTTGATGGTTTTGAGCTTGCTGTTTTTGATCACTCGCGCTTGCTTCTCCCTTGTGCCCTTGTCACTGAAATCGCGGACGCACAGGGCCGGGAGCGGGAAGAGATCGCGGAAAAGGCGAAAGCCAAAAAAGCATCCCAAAAACCGCAGCCCTTTGACTACCGCGACCGCGCAAGTGGCGGCGATCTGGCCTGTATCCGCGCCGGCACCGAGCACGACCTGGAAGACGCTCAAGCGCTGGCCGTCAAAATGTTCAAGCGCACGAAATCCACATTCGACAGCGTTACCCTCGATTTCTCGCGTGACCTGTTTGTTGCCGTCGCCCTTTATTTTGTGTATCAGGAAAAGCATTGCACCTTTCCGCTCATGCTCGATTTTCTCACTGACAAGGCATGGGAGTCGGGACTGCAAATGCTTTGTGCGCTCGTAAATGGCAGTGGTGAATCGCCCGCAGCCACCAAATTCCTCTCGGATTTCCATTCCGGCACCCGAAAACTCGGTGAAAACACGGAAAGCATGATCCAGCGCTGTGCAATACACTGGCGCGTCGCCTTTTCGCCGGTTGGCAAGCTCCCGAAGCTCAAGAAAACTGTGCGCGCAGTCCCGATCTTCCACCCGGAGGCTGTTGCCAAAGCACTTACTATGGTTGGCAATTTGCGTGAAGAACGCCGCGCCGGAGGCGAGCGCGTGTTAATGAACGCTCAGTACAATGACGGCCTGCGTACAGTACCGGACGCAAGGCAGGCAGGGGCAAAGTTGGAAGACGCCAAGAGCCAATTTGAGAATCTGGTGGAGCCCATCGCCAGGTTGCAGACCGATCTTGTCCTGGCCAGCGCCATGCGCCCGGAAGATTTCCGCATCACGCCGATTCTTCTTCTCGGAGATCCCGGCATCGGCAAAACCTTTCTGGCCATGCAACTGGCGGACGCCCTGGGTGTCAGTACCGACAAGATCAGCGCAGGCGGCGCGCAAGGCGGCTTCCAGATAACGGGATCACATACAAGCTGGCACACCGCCCGCCCCGGCTCATTGTTTTCCCTGCTGGCCGAAGGCAAGTCTGCTGCGCCGGTATTGGTGGTTGACGAAGTGGACAAAATCGCCAATTCGCAATATCCGGTTTTGCCGGTACTGCTAGACCTCTTTGAGCCGGATACCGCCGCCAACTTCAAGGATGAGTTTTTCGAAATGCAGTTCGACGCCAGCCGGGTAATTTTCATACTCACAGCCAATAGCCTGGAAGGCGTACCCGCACCTCTGTTGTCTCGGCTGGAGGTGTTCGACGTGCCGCGCCCGGAGCCTGAGCAGCGCTTGCGCATCATCGAGGATGCGGCTCGGCATTTGCGCCGGAAAACCAAAAAGCCGATTGAACTCGACAGGGACGTTTGCGAGCACTTGGCCGACCGCGTAGACCTCGACTTGCGCAAAACCACGCGCCTGATCAAAGAGGCTTTTTCCAAAGCGCTGGCAGCCGGCAAAAAAACCGCTCGCTTCGAAATGCCTAAAAAAGAAGGACGCCGCGCAATCGGGTTCGGGTGCTGACACATGCTGATTTTCTTCGACACCGAATTCACCGAGTTAGGCATTGACCCACGCCTTATCAGCATCGGTCTGGTGAGCGAGGACGGGCGGGAATTCTATGCGGAAATGTCCGACACCTACCGGGCCGCTGATTGCTGCGCCTTCGTCCACGAAGCCGTCTTGCCGCATCTGGAAGGCAGCGAGGCGCTCATGACCATGTACGAACTGACCCTGCGCCTTGGTGCTTGGCTCGAAGACTTCGAACAGCCGGTAAAGCTTGCGACCGACTCGATTTCATGGGACTGGCCGTGGATACAGAAGATTTTTTATGTCACAGGCACATGGCCGGCCAATCTCGACGGCAAGCCGGAGGTGCTGTCCTTCAGCGCGGTCTTTGACGATGCCATGGAAAAAGCTTTTGCGGACGGACTGCGCCGGCACCATGCGCTCGATGATGCGAAGGCCAACCGGCTGGGCTGGCTGGCCTGGATGGACGCAACCAAGGATACCGGGAGTGGACAAAATGAGTGACGATGAGATTAGACACATATCTGAGATATTCCCCACCTCGCTGGATAGCATTATCACAAAAAGGCGTGATGAAATCGAACTGCACCTGACGACTGCTGCCGAAATTGAGGAACTGCAGACCGATATTTTTACCGATCACGAGAAAGACACGATTGACGACTGGCGGTTAATCACCATGGAGGGCCTACTTATTAACCAAAGGAGAATCATGCTGCTGGGTGACAGCAGAATCCTTGGGCACGCTTGGATTACCAGCCGGGTGCGACAAATCGACTTGCAACGCAACGTACTGGTCACAAGCAATTCCATTTACAAATTGGGCCTTAAAGGCGAAGGCGAGCCGAACATCCATCACCTCATAGCGGTGTGCGCAGCGCTGACACGCTGGGGTTCGGGCGAAGCCTTGGGCGTCACGCCTTTTTTCTATTGAAGTGAGCGGGGGAGAGGAAAGATGAGTAGTGAAAACAAAAAGACCATTGAAGACGCCCTTGAGTTCGCGGACAAACTGACGGAAGGCGCAACCTTCTATGCCGGCAAGTGGGATCTGGAAGTTGTGCTTGCCATGCTGGCAGCCGAAGTGCGGCGTCTGAGAAGAGAAAACAAGTCATGATTCTCTTCCTTGATTTCGATGGCGTATTGCACCCTATCCGGTGCGTGGGCGGTATTGACGAGCCGCTGTTTTCCCGCGCCTCGGCGTTATGGGAAATATTGCGTACCTGCCCCGATGTTGAAGTCGTTTTCTCTACCTCTTGGCGCGACCTCTACAAGTTGGATGAAATGGTAACGCTCGTGACTCAGGGCGGCGGCGAGGACTTGGCGCACCGATTTGTCGGCGCTACGCCAAACCTTGAAGCCGAAGGCTTCTATGGTCGGCGGGATGTGGAAATACAAAGGTGGCTAGACGCCCATAACCATACCGGGCCGTGGCTGGCTCTAGACGACATTTCTGAACTGTTCGCAGGTAGGGAAGGCGAAGCTGGTAATTATGCCAATCTGCATTTGGTCGACCACCACACAGGGCTGACCGACGCGGACGTGGTTGCGATCATCGCGAGAATGGAGAGGCTGTCGTAGTGGCGCACCACCAGGAACAAGATCGCCGGAGCCGTTTTGCGGTGACTCACGCCTAATCAGTATTTGAAGAACAGCGTCAAAAATACCAAAAGTACAATCTATCTCTCATGTCATAATTCTGCTTTTTTCAAGGGATTCCAACAAAAAATGAGCATTGAAAAAGCGCATGTTAGTTTCTACAAAATAACTCAATGTGCTTACTTCGCACGTGGTGATGAAACCTCATTATTTGGATCTGTTCAGGAAGTTCTTGAAGATTTGCAGGCATGGAGTGCCGGAAAAAAACTGATCGAGACCAAAGTCAGTGAGGTCATTGAATCCGACTCCAGCGGTAACACTTTTCTGCTGGATATTGAGACAAAGCAAGGAACTTGGCTAATCACTACGTGGAACGAAACGGCATCCACTGACGGGCAAGTGGCTTCAGTTCAGGGCGAGTCGAATGTTGGTGAAGCGGAAATTCACATGAACGGCATCGCTGAAGGAAGCATTCCTGGCTACGCCACATATTTTTGGGTCATTCCTACAAGAAATATTTTTGCGAGTATCCGTTTCCAACATCCCTACACAGCGCAAAAACCCTTTCGTGCTTACGTCAACAAATTCATGGAATGTCATGGAAGACATGTTGTTGTAGGCGACCCTGAGCCAGAATCCGATTACCCAATCCTTGGTTATATCAATGCGACAGGAGACGACCCTCGGCATGCATACGCACGATTCAGAACTGAGTTGTTACGTAACCCCGGTCAGAAGCAATTTATGCTCGACAATCTCCACAGAATTACGAAAATTGTTCGGAAGGAAACCCTGAATTTATCAGAGAGCGAGCACCTCTCACTCTGGCAAAAACTCTTACGACAGGCCAATCTATCTGCACCTCAAGCACTTCCGATTGAACCGCATATTAGTTATGACATTCCATTTCATCCAACAGTAGAAGATATCAACAATCTTTTTTTATCATGGGAAGAAAACACAGAGAGCGCATGGGATGACTTTGGAGTAAGGATTTCAGGCGATCAAAATATACACTGGGTTAGCCATACATTTGCCAGGAAAGAGTTCGAATTAAACATTGAGCGCGACAATCCTGAGGTCGTGAATTCA from Sulfurimicrobium lacus carries:
- a CDS encoding 3'-5' exoribonuclease, producing the protein MLIFFDTEFTELGIDPRLISIGLVSEDGREFYAEMSDTYRAADCCAFVHEAVLPHLEGSEALMTMYELTLRLGAWLEDFEQPVKLATDSISWDWPWIQKIFYVTGTWPANLDGKPEVLSFSAVFDDAMEKAFADGLRRHHALDDAKANRLGWLAWMDATKDTGSGQNE
- a CDS encoding AAA family ATPase, which encodes MAKSYSSTGSPPRPKPSFVDGFELAVFDHSRLLLPCALVTEIADAQGREREEIAEKAKAKKASQKPQPFDYRDRASGGDLACIRAGTEHDLEDAQALAVKMFKRTKSTFDSVTLDFSRDLFVAVALYFVYQEKHCTFPLMLDFLTDKAWESGLQMLCALVNGSGESPAATKFLSDFHSGTRKLGENTESMIQRCAIHWRVAFSPVGKLPKLKKTVRAVPIFHPEAVAKALTMVGNLREERRAGGERVLMNAQYNDGLRTVPDARQAGAKLEDAKSQFENLVEPIARLQTDLVLASAMRPEDFRITPILLLGDPGIGKTFLAMQLADALGVSTDKISAGGAQGGFQITGSHTSWHTARPGSLFSLLAEGKSAAPVLVVDEVDKIANSQYPVLPVLLDLFEPDTAANFKDEFFEMQFDASRVIFILTANSLEGVPAPLLSRLEVFDVPRPEPEQRLRIIEDAARHLRRKTKKPIELDRDVCEHLADRVDLDLRKTTRLIKEAFSKALAAGKKTARFEMPKKEGRRAIGFGC
- a CDS encoding DEAD/DEAH box helicase; the encoded protein is MSTQTVLKRFQQEAADNGTAILRTCLTELAKVRGTANYAANKKLIVADVGALLFEAPTGTGKTLMAGHVAENISQLHNIAGLPKVVWFWIAPFSGLIDQAIRTIRTEFDTLRPKNPATDREPTDLKSGDVFVTTWASVAVANEASRKARTSTEVMPSVDDLVVYARAQGFAIGVIIDEAHHTFRGATQAFAFYKEVLSPELTILATATPRDKDIETFTKATGITNLRRITVSRQQAIDDRLIKEGVKVAVFKAPNDVQSLIDFKRTALKQGVATHKKLKQIIAEAGLTVTPLLLVQVDSETGSVEQATQWLKELGFRTDGDNSLIRSHTADEPDPYLSTIAADESVEVLIFKLAVAIGFDAPRAFTLVSFRPSRDEDFGVQIVGRILRVDRRLQIVKNLPNQLNNGYVFLSDNTGQTGLTSAAQRINAVKTELASVTTNVAIVSIGGDEPAAQLTQHGQTTFLTSSGHVGAADLGADSFTLGEEISGGRASSAIGGLCGSPSLQDALFGEWGLTVTAGSNSTPTSKPGPATGNFSYPLRSDLGAPRSFHRAMLSLESTDIVKEIVGRFRFDDDALLVAQQNAAKIIMEEVEIFGNRKDRPEEIRAELAQREIDARAQQALFKADDYDVIDVRVLHQALMAQLTKEIEHRGIDHLFDTDAKVRSGLHKILALRPLQLKRAISEAVANHTVSEEADPIPSEMRSFIALDPARLNLYGVFPDDLNTWERPFAEHLDDDLTGTVLWWHRNPPRKRFSVGMPLPGQPDFYPDFIVGVKDRTRGNGILLMETKRVINDQERNALVKAQAEHPDYAKVMMIYWEEKRDWQIVEYDPRNDKNYLDRVLRPELMVTY
- a CDS encoding HAD domain-containing protein, with product MILFLDFDGVLHPIRCVGGIDEPLFSRASALWEILRTCPDVEVVFSTSWRDLYKLDEMVTLVTQGGGEDLAHRFVGATPNLEAEGFYGRRDVEIQRWLDAHNHTGPWLALDDISELFAGREGEAGNYANLHLVDHHTGLTDADVVAIIARMERLS